A stretch of Acidobacteriota bacterium DNA encodes these proteins:
- the argB gene encoding acetylglutamate kinase, with amino-acid sequence MSGIFVVKLGGRILEEEKPREAALDAIAARFRAGDRFVVVHGGGRQVDAALERAGIPKRTHEGLRITDAATLDVVVSVLAGLVNKRLVSDLIARGIDATGIAGCDGGTLVAEPHPRVHGVDLGRVGRVVACRPALLLAILGAGSLPVVASIAATAGGELLNVNADAAASALAPAIGARRLLFLTDVEGVFDADGKVVRRIDADGLGRLLASDAVRGGMRPKLTASLEAIARGVSEVVIAGPRRHAAALATGKGGTRVGAA; translated from the coding sequence GTGAGCGGGATCTTCGTCGTGAAGCTGGGGGGGCGCATCCTCGAGGAGGAGAAGCCCCGCGAGGCGGCGCTCGACGCGATCGCGGCGCGCTTCAGGGCCGGGGACCGTTTCGTCGTCGTCCACGGCGGCGGCCGGCAGGTCGACGCCGCGCTCGAGCGCGCCGGAATCCCGAAGCGCACGCACGAGGGGCTCCGCATCACCGACGCCGCGACCCTCGACGTCGTCGTCTCGGTGCTCGCCGGGCTCGTGAACAAGCGGCTCGTGAGCGATCTCATCGCTCGAGGTATCGACGCGACGGGCATCGCGGGCTGCGACGGGGGGACGCTCGTGGCCGAGCCCCACCCAAGGGTCCATGGGGTCGATCTCGGCCGCGTCGGTCGCGTCGTCGCGTGCCGGCCCGCACTCCTTCTCGCGATCCTGGGCGCCGGGTCGCTCCCGGTCGTCGCCTCGATCGCGGCGACGGCGGGGGGCGAGCTCCTCAACGTGAACGCCGACGCGGCCGCCTCCGCCCTCGCCCCCGCGATCGGCGCGCGGCGGCTCCTCTTCCTCACCGACGTGGAGGGGGTCTTCGACGCCGACGGCAAGGTCGTCCGGAGAATCGACGCCGATGGGCTGGGGCGCCTTCTCGCGTCGGACGCCGTGCGCGGCGGGATGCGCCCGAAATTGACCGCCTCGCTCGAGGCGATCGCGCGCGGGGTGAGCGAGGTCGTCATCGCGGGGCCGCGGCGTCACGCCGCCGCCCTCGCCACAGGGAAAGGGGGAACGCGCGTTGGCGCTGCCTGA